A stretch of Metabacillus sp. FJAT-52054 DNA encodes these proteins:
- the fliY gene encoding flagellar motor switch phosphatase FliY, whose amino-acid sequence MGSNEMLSQDEIDALLKGTGLEEEPAKGKEVGDYLDEMEADALGEIGNISFGSSATALSTLLNQKVDITTPEVSIIEKNKLAHEFPQPYVAIEVTYTEGFSGSNLLVIEQNDAAIIADLMIGGDGINPDPSLGDIHISAVQEAMNQMMGSAATSMSTIFNKKVDISPPKLELLNINAGEGTDAIPDSELIIKVSFRLKVGNLIDSSIMQVLPLQFAKDLIFELMNPPAPAAPAEPKVQTPAPEKEPVHQAANGAAYQEYAKQPEPAYNPPKPEYDVKPAEFASFEPMQSLSGDRRNLDLLMDIPLQVTVELGRTKRSIKEILELSSGSIIELDKLAGEPVDILINRKIVAKGEVVVIDENFGVRVTDIISQQDRLNKLK is encoded by the coding sequence ACCGGCTAAAGGTAAAGAGGTTGGAGATTATCTGGATGAAATGGAAGCTGATGCGCTCGGCGAAATTGGAAATATATCATTTGGGAGCTCTGCTACCGCTTTATCCACTTTACTGAATCAAAAAGTGGATATCACCACACCAGAGGTATCAATTATTGAAAAAAACAAGCTTGCTCATGAGTTTCCTCAGCCTTATGTGGCCATCGAAGTCACTTACACGGAAGGATTCTCTGGCAGTAATCTGCTTGTAATTGAACAAAATGATGCGGCGATTATTGCAGACCTGATGATTGGAGGAGATGGAATTAATCCAGATCCCTCACTAGGCGATATTCATATCAGTGCCGTTCAGGAAGCAATGAATCAAATGATGGGTTCGGCTGCAACAAGCATGTCTACCATTTTTAACAAAAAAGTAGATATCAGTCCGCCTAAACTTGAACTATTGAACATCAACGCAGGAGAGGGAACGGATGCCATTCCTGATTCAGAATTAATTATTAAGGTGTCTTTCCGGCTAAAGGTGGGCAACTTGATTGACTCAAGCATAATGCAGGTTCTTCCTCTGCAATTTGCAAAAGATCTTATTTTTGAATTGATGAATCCTCCGGCACCGGCAGCACCCGCTGAACCGAAAGTCCAGACGCCTGCTCCTGAAAAAGAGCCTGTACATCAGGCCGCAAACGGAGCCGCTTATCAGGAATATGCGAAGCAGCCTGAGCCTGCCTACAATCCGCCTAAGCCTGAGTATGATGTGAAGCCGGCAGAATTTGCAAGCTTTGAGCCGATGCAATCTTTAAGCGGTGATCGCAGAAATCTGGACCTGCTGATGGATATACCTCTGCAAGTGACCGTAGAGCTTGGCCGTACTAAGCGGTCCATTAAAGAAATCCTCGAGCTGTCTTCAGGCTCCATTATTGAGCTTGATAAACTTGCAGGTGAGCCAGTAGACATACTAATTAACCGTAAAATCGTAGCAAAAGGCGAAGTTGTTGTCATCGACGAGAACTTCGGAGTTCGAGTAACAGATATTATCAGCCAGCAAGACAGACTAAATAAACTTAAGTAA
- a CDS encoding response regulator — protein MAKRILIVDDAAFMRMMIKDILSKNGFDVVGEAADGAQAVEKYKEHQPDLVTMDITMPEMDGITALKEIKKLNPNAKVIMCSAMGQQAMVIDAIQAGAKDFIVKPFQADRVIEAIQKSLS, from the coding sequence ATGGCAAAGAGAATTTTAATCGTAGACGATGCAGCATTTATGAGAATGATGATTAAGGATATTCTTTCTAAAAATGGATTTGATGTAGTAGGAGAAGCAGCAGATGGTGCACAGGCAGTTGAAAAATATAAAGAACATCAGCCTGATTTAGTTACGATGGATATCACCATGCCTGAAATGGATGGCATCACAGCCTTGAAAGAAATTAAAAAATTAAATCCGAATGCCAAAGTAATTATGTGTTCCGCAATGGGGCAGCAGGCTATGGTAATCGACGCCATTCAAGCTGGAGCGAAGGATTTTATCGTTAAACCCTTTCAAGCGGATCGCGTAATTGAAGCTATTCAAAAATCACTTAGCTAA
- a CDS encoding flagellar biosynthetic protein FliO: MMKITAAALIFLISVFSPFQHHISAAAEKDGTVQDYLQQKDKTTDSEKKSEKSVPAPQVENKPGVTAWDFIKMIFATLFVVGLIYILFRLISSRNKLMKPVNYLQTLGGTSLGQNRSIQLVKAGEEVLLVGVGDSIQLLKVIENEEEVERIIRQYEDKGVDLQGAKTIVSKAVQSIGVKSEEKNRSSFKQALQKQLEELGSERKQKEQEWIRKGTGRNE, translated from the coding sequence ATGATGAAAATTACAGCAGCCGCTCTTATTTTTCTAATCTCAGTTTTTTCTCCTTTTCAACACCATATATCTGCGGCAGCCGAAAAAGACGGCACGGTCCAGGATTATCTTCAGCAAAAGGATAAAACGACTGATTCGGAGAAAAAGAGTGAGAAATCTGTCCCTGCTCCCCAGGTGGAAAACAAGCCTGGGGTTACCGCGTGGGACTTCATAAAAATGATTTTTGCAACTCTTTTCGTAGTCGGTCTTATCTATATTCTTTTCAGGCTGATTTCATCAAGAAACAAGCTGATGAAACCAGTGAATTATCTTCAGACACTGGGAGGAACATCTTTAGGTCAAAACCGATCGATTCAGCTTGTAAAAGCGGGTGAAGAGGTTCTTCTAGTTGGTGTAGGGGATTCCATTCAGCTTCTTAAAGTGATTGAAAACGAAGAAGAAGTGGAACGGATTATTCGTCAGTATGAAGATAAAGGTGTCGATTTGCAGGGAGCAAAAACGATCGTATCAAAGGCAGTTCAATCGATCGGAGTTAAATCTGAAGAAAAGAATCGTTCATCCTTTAAGCAAGCTCTTCAAAAGCAGCTTGAAGAACTTGGATCAGAAAGAAAGCAAAAGGAACAAGAGTGGATCAGGAAAGGGACTGGAAGAAATGAATGA
- the fliP gene encoding flagellar type III secretion system pore protein FliP (The bacterial flagellar biogenesis protein FliP forms a type III secretion system (T3SS)-type pore required for flagellar assembly.) produces the protein MNELMGILGSGEAESVSTSVQLLLLLTVLSLAPSILILFTCFTRIVIVLSFVRTSLATQQMPPNQVLIGLSLFLTFFIMGPVLSEANEQALTPLLEEKITLEEAYVKAEKPFKEFMSKHTRQKDLELFLNYANIEKPKTVDDIPITALVPAYAISEIKTAFQIGFMIFIPFLVIDMVVASILMSMGMMMLPPVMISLPFKILLFVLVDGWYLVIKSLLQSF, from the coding sequence ATGAATGAGCTTATGGGCATATTGGGTTCAGGGGAAGCCGAAAGTGTAAGCACCTCCGTTCAGCTGCTGCTTTTGCTGACCGTGTTATCTCTGGCACCAAGCATCTTAATCCTGTTTACGTGCTTTACAAGGATTGTCATTGTCCTGTCTTTTGTCAGAACTTCCCTTGCAACGCAGCAAATGCCTCCAAATCAAGTACTGATTGGACTTTCCCTGTTTTTAACTTTTTTTATTATGGGACCTGTTTTATCTGAGGCTAACGAGCAGGCGCTCACGCCATTATTGGAAGAGAAAATCACGCTGGAAGAAGCGTATGTGAAAGCGGAAAAACCATTTAAGGAATTCATGAGCAAACATACAAGACAAAAAGACCTGGAATTGTTCTTAAATTATGCAAACATCGAAAAACCTAAAACAGTCGATGACATCCCCATAACTGCGCTGGTTCCGGCCTATGCCATTAGTGAAATTAAAACAGCCTTTCAAATCGGTTTTATGATCTTCATCCCATTCCTTGTCATTGACATGGTCGTAGCAAGTATTCTGATGTCGATGGGGATGATGATGCTTCCTCCCGTTATGATTTCACTGCCATTTAAGATTTTGCTCTTTGTACTCGTTGATGGCTGGTATTTGGTGATTAAGTCACTGCTTCAAAGTTTTTAA
- the fliQ gene encoding flagellar biosynthesis protein FliQ produces the protein MSSEMVISIAEKAVYTTLLICGPLLLVALVIGLAVSIFQATTQIQEQTLAFIPKIVAVMVGLIFFGPWMLTTLVSYASSIFGNLDRFVG, from the coding sequence ATGAGTTCGGAGATGGTCATTTCCATTGCTGAAAAAGCGGTTTATACTACCCTGCTGATTTGCGGGCCGCTGCTGCTTGTCGCATTGGTTATTGGTCTTGCGGTCAGTATTTTTCAGGCAACTACTCAAATTCAGGAACAGACTCTTGCATTTATTCCAAAAATAGTAGCTGTGATGGTCGGACTGATTTTTTTTGGACCATGGATGCTCACAACACTGGTATCCTATGCATCCAGTATTTTTGGCAATCTGGATCGGTTTGTAGGCTAA
- the fliR gene encoding flagellar biosynthetic protein FliR produces MSLISHYPFFLLLFARMSAFMITLPLFSYRTIPAFHKAGFSFFLALIMYETLKPQELEIDGFYFQLLLKEVFTGLMIGFIAYLIFSGITIAGSFMDFQIGFAIANIIDPQTGTQSPLIAQLLNTLALLFMLSLNAHHMLLDGVYYSFQYIPPETVSFSLNSEAIPEFIIKSFSLMFLIAFQMSLPIVGSLFIIDIALGIVAKTVPQMNIFVVGLPVKMLSAFILLIIVMGALFFTMEGLFETMAETMRDLVRLLGGVENANKT; encoded by the coding sequence ATGTCACTTATAAGCCATTATCCTTTTTTTCTATTATTATTTGCCAGAATGTCTGCTTTTATGATTACACTGCCTCTCTTTTCATATCGGACAATTCCGGCATTTCATAAAGCAGGTTTTTCATTTTTTCTGGCACTGATCATGTATGAAACATTGAAGCCGCAGGAACTTGAAATCGACGGGTTTTATTTTCAGCTGCTTTTGAAAGAAGTCTTTACAGGATTGATGATTGGTTTTATAGCATACCTTATATTCTCTGGAATCACGATTGCCGGCAGTTTTATGGATTTTCAGATTGGATTTGCCATTGCCAATATTATCGATCCGCAAACAGGAACGCAGAGCCCTTTAATCGCACAGCTTCTGAATACACTTGCTTTACTGTTCATGCTTAGCCTGAATGCTCATCATATGCTTTTGGACGGGGTTTACTACAGTTTTCAATATATCCCGCCGGAAACAGTATCTTTTTCTTTAAACAGCGAAGCCATTCCTGAATTCATCATCAAATCTTTTTCTCTGATGTTTTTAATTGCTTTCCAAATGTCACTTCCGATCGTCGGTTCATTATTTATCATTGATATTGCACTCGGGATTGTAGCAAAGACAGTGCCGCAGATGAATATATTTGTTGTCGGGCTTCCTGTGAAAATGCTGAGTGCATTTATTTTACTGATTATTGTGATGGGGGCCTTGTTTTTTACGATGGAAGGACTTTTTGAGACGATGGCAGAAACCATGAGAGATTTGGTCAGGCTTCTTGGGGGAGTGGAAAATGCTAATAAAACTTGA
- the flhB gene encoding flagellar biosynthesis protein FlhB produces the protein MLIKLDIQFFSGEKTEKATPKKRQDSRKKGQVTKSADVNMAVNLLAVFFTLMVAGAFYRDRLIGFVRGSINDYMMLEVTEESVQNLLGSVTMEAAILLAPVMGAALAAGIISNYIQVGFLFSTESIQPKLEKIDPLKGFKRIYSIRALVEFLKSILKILFTGGVTAAVIWLRLGDILRLPYLTVEQSLQFLGSLTVQMGLAAGGALLFLSLLDYLYQKYDFEKNIRMSKQDIKDEYKKSEGDPLIKSKIKQKQREMAMRRMMQDVPDADVIITNPTHFAIALKYDESKMDAPFVVAKGADLVAQKIKEIAKSHNIAAIENKPLARALYAQVEIGQAVPEEFFKTIAEILAYIYRLKNKM, from the coding sequence ATGCTAATAAAACTTGATATACAGTTTTTTTCAGGTGAGAAAACTGAGAAAGCCACTCCGAAAAAAAGACAGGACTCAAGGAAAAAGGGACAGGTTACCAAAAGTGCCGATGTAAATATGGCCGTGAATTTGCTCGCCGTATTTTTCACCCTGATGGTAGCCGGAGCTTTTTACAGAGATCGTCTCATAGGTTTTGTTCGCGGCAGCATTAATGACTATATGATGCTCGAAGTAACAGAGGAAAGTGTTCAAAATCTGCTTGGGTCCGTCACAATGGAAGCGGCCATTTTGCTCGCTCCCGTTATGGGAGCCGCCCTTGCTGCAGGTATAATCAGCAACTATATACAGGTTGGCTTTCTTTTTTCAACCGAAAGCATTCAGCCAAAACTGGAAAAAATAGATCCGCTTAAAGGATTCAAACGGATATACTCAATCCGGGCACTAGTAGAATTTCTTAAATCAATCCTGAAGATCCTGTTTACAGGCGGGGTTACTGCGGCAGTAATATGGCTTAGGCTGGGTGACATATTGCGATTGCCATACCTGACAGTGGAACAATCACTGCAGTTCCTTGGCAGCTTAACCGTACAGATGGGTCTGGCAGCAGGGGGAGCCCTTTTATTCCTTTCGTTATTAGACTATTTATATCAAAAATACGATTTTGAGAAAAATATCCGGATGTCGAAACAGGATATAAAAGATGAATACAAAAAATCCGAAGGCGACCCGCTCATTAAATCAAAAATTAAGCAAAAACAAAGAGAGATGGCCATGCGGAGAATGATGCAGGACGTTCCTGACGCTGATGTAATTATTACGAATCCAACACATTTTGCGATTGCGCTGAAGTATGACGAATCAAAAATGGATGCCCCCTTTGTTGTAGCGAAAGGAGCGGATCTCGTTGCACAGAAAATTAAAGAAATTGCCAAAAGCCACAATATAGCAGCCATTGAAAACAAGCCGCTGGCAAGAGCTCTTTATGCACAGGTTGAAATCGGACAAGCGGTTCCTGAGGAATTTTTCAAGACGATAGCAGAAATACTGGCCTATATTTACAGGCTTAAAAATAAAATGTAA
- the flhA gene encoding flagellar biosynthesis protein FlhA, giving the protein MSTRDLSVLFSVVLIVAMLIIPFPTWLLSLLIICNISLALLVLLTTMNMREPLEFSIFPSLLLLLTLFRLGLNVSTTRAILSNGEGGKVVETFGTFVVGGNVLVGFVVFIILVIIQFVVITKGSERVSEVAARFTLDAMPGKQMSIDADLNAGMISEQEARIRREKVGNEADFYGAMDGASKFVKGDAIAGIIIVIINLIFGMIVGVVQQGMPFAEAASHFTMLSVGDGIVSQIPALLISTATGIVVTRAASEGNLGGDISKQLFAYPQMMYVAAGSMMMLGLFTPIGLLVTAPIGGALAFGAYVMQQSQKKLKEVPESELEMQPDPEEMKSPESIVQLLSMDPIEFEFGYGLIPLADSSQGGDLLDRIVMIRRQLAIELGIVIPVVRIRDNIQLQPNEYRLKIKGSEAARGDLLLEHYLAMAPGADEDAIEGIDTIEPSFGLPAKWISEAMKDQAELYGYTVVDPPSVVSTHITETIKKHASELLGRQETKQLIDHLKEAYPILVDEVTPSPLSIGDIQKVLSNLLKENVSIRNLPVIFETLADYGKMTSDSDILTEYARQALAKQITQAFSGDGQVLKVVTFSGRVEKLVAEGVQQTEHGNYLSLDPSVSQAIIESVAKEIESLSLLGSSPVLLCSPAVRMYVKQLLERYFPDVPVLSYNELESNVEVQSVGVVNVA; this is encoded by the coding sequence ATGTCAACAAGAGATTTATCCGTACTTTTTAGCGTTGTGCTCATTGTCGCCATGCTGATCATCCCGTTTCCAACATGGCTGTTGAGCCTTCTGATTATTTGCAATATCTCTCTGGCACTGCTGGTGCTCCTAACAACCATGAATATGAGAGAACCGCTTGAGTTTTCCATATTTCCTTCTTTGCTTTTGCTCTTAACTCTATTTAGACTCGGGCTTAATGTTTCGACAACGAGAGCCATCCTTTCAAATGGAGAAGGGGGAAAAGTAGTCGAGACCTTCGGAACATTTGTTGTCGGCGGAAACGTTCTGGTAGGATTTGTCGTGTTTATCATATTGGTGATTATCCAGTTTGTTGTTATTACGAAGGGCTCTGAGCGTGTTTCCGAAGTTGCAGCCCGCTTTACACTTGACGCAATGCCGGGTAAGCAAATGAGTATTGATGCGGATTTAAATGCAGGAATGATATCGGAGCAGGAAGCGAGAATCCGCAGAGAAAAAGTAGGGAATGAAGCGGATTTTTATGGAGCAATGGATGGTGCGAGCAAATTTGTAAAAGGGGATGCCATCGCGGGTATCATCATCGTTATCATCAATTTAATCTTCGGTATGATTGTTGGTGTCGTCCAGCAGGGAATGCCCTTTGCCGAAGCAGCAAGCCATTTCACCATGCTATCGGTAGGAGACGGAATCGTAAGCCAAATTCCAGCACTGCTGATTTCCACAGCTACAGGAATCGTTGTTACAAGAGCAGCATCTGAAGGAAATCTGGGCGGAGATATCAGCAAACAGCTATTTGCTTATCCGCAAATGATGTATGTGGCAGCAGGCTCGATGATGATGCTCGGTCTTTTCACGCCAATCGGTCTCCTCGTTACTGCGCCGATCGGCGGTGCGCTGGCGTTCGGTGCCTATGTGATGCAGCAGAGTCAGAAAAAGCTAAAAGAAGTACCTGAATCAGAGCTTGAGATGCAGCCTGATCCGGAAGAGATGAAAAGCCCGGAAAGCATCGTACAGCTTCTTAGTATGGATCCGATAGAATTTGAATTCGGCTATGGACTAATCCCGCTTGCAGATAGCTCGCAGGGAGGGGATTTGCTCGACAGGATCGTGATGATCAGAAGACAGCTTGCCATCGAACTGGGCATTGTCATTCCAGTTGTGAGAATAAGAGACAACATCCAGCTCCAGCCAAATGAATACAGACTGAAAATTAAAGGTAGCGAAGCAGCCAGGGGAGATCTGCTGCTTGAGCATTATCTTGCGATGGCACCAGGAGCGGATGAAGATGCGATCGAAGGAATTGATACGATTGAGCCTTCGTTCGGCCTTCCTGCTAAATGGATCTCTGAAGCGATGAAAGATCAGGCAGAGCTTTATGGATACACAGTAGTGGACCCGCCGTCAGTTGTTTCCACTCATATAACAGAAACCATAAAAAAACATGCATCTGAGCTACTGGGACGGCAGGAAACAAAGCAGCTTATTGACCATTTAAAAGAAGCGTACCCAATACTGGTAGACGAAGTGACGCCTTCACCGCTATCAATTGGTGATATTCAGAAAGTATTATCCAATCTTTTGAAAGAGAATGTGTCCATTCGCAATTTGCCTGTTATATTTGAAACGCTGGCTGACTATGGAAAAATGACGTCTGACAGCGATATTTTAACAGAGTATGCCAGACAGGCCCTGGCAAAACAGATTACTCAGGCATTTTCAGGAGATGGCCAAGTGCTTAAAGTCGTGACGTTTTCCGGAAGAGTTGAAAAGCTGGTCGCTGAGGGTGTTCAGCAAACGGAACACGGAAACTATTTATCTCTTGACCCTTCAGTTTCCCAGGCGATCATCGAATCGGTAGCGAAAGAGATTGAATCGCTGTCTTTACTGGGCAGCTCACCTGTGCTGCTTTGCTCACCGGCTGTCAGAATGTATGTAAAGCAACTATTGGAACGGTATTTTCCGGATGTGCCGGTTCTTTCTTATAATGAACTCGAATCAAACGTTGAAGTTCAGAGCGTGGGAGTGGTGAATGTAGCATGA
- the flhF gene encoding flagellar biosynthesis protein FlhF: MKVKKYTADTMQEAMKRVKEDLGQDAVILHSKAVEKGGFLGLFTKKQIEVFAAADPDTEEQTKPVQKENAAPLPGEKDQLLGKDLRDGKLEYRKIASGGSSLKLPEPIEVIYKELEEQEIGSEILDDTVQELLTFWFQSKDHQNEEACRKEAGQILINGLRDLPFNGMEYQSRFIVIAGPTGVGKTTTIAKLAADCLINRQKSVAFITTDTYRISAIDQLKTYAKILDIQIEVCYNREDFEEAKKKFEQIDHVFVDTAGRNYKNGQYIQDLHSLIGMDQDMDIFLTLSATSKKKDMRDIIEQFEPLQINKLIFTKLDETDTFGALYEAAKLSNKGIACITAGQNVPDDLLPAKETLLVDMILGGKHERSG, encoded by the coding sequence ATGAAAGTAAAAAAATATACAGCAGATACGATGCAGGAAGCCATGAAAAGAGTGAAGGAAGATCTCGGGCAGGATGCGGTTATTCTCCATTCAAAAGCGGTAGAAAAAGGCGGGTTCCTTGGCTTATTTACAAAAAAGCAAATTGAAGTGTTCGCTGCTGCAGATCCTGATACAGAGGAGCAGACAAAGCCGGTTCAAAAAGAAAATGCTGCCCCTTTACCGGGGGAGAAAGATCAGCTGCTCGGCAAAGACCTTCGGGATGGGAAGCTGGAGTACCGCAAAATTGCATCAGGAGGCTCCTCATTAAAACTTCCTGAACCCATTGAAGTTATTTACAAGGAATTGGAGGAGCAGGAAATCGGCTCTGAGATTCTGGATGACACAGTCCAGGAGCTTCTAACATTTTGGTTCCAGTCAAAGGATCATCAAAATGAAGAGGCATGCCGCAAAGAGGCGGGTCAAATTCTGATCAATGGACTGAGAGATTTGCCTTTTAATGGAATGGAGTATCAAAGCCGGTTTATCGTGATTGCAGGACCTACAGGTGTCGGTAAAACGACGACCATTGCGAAGCTTGCAGCCGATTGCTTAATTAACAGACAGAAATCGGTTGCGTTTATTACGACAGATACGTATCGTATTTCAGCGATCGACCAGCTGAAAACCTATGCGAAAATTCTGGATATCCAAATCGAGGTTTGCTATAACCGGGAAGATTTTGAAGAGGCAAAAAAGAAATTCGAACAAATTGATCATGTTTTTGTTGATACTGCCGGCAGAAACTATAAGAACGGCCAATACATTCAAGATTTACACTCGTTAATTGGTATGGATCAGGATATGGACATCTTTTTAACGCTATCAGCAACATCAAAGAAAAAAGACATGCGGGATATTATCGAGCAATTTGAACCCCTCCAAATAAATAAGCTGATTTTTACAAAGCTTGATGAAACAGATACATTCGGGGCATTATATGAAGCTGCAAAATTATCAAACAAGGGCATTGCCTGCATAACGGCCGGCCAGAATGTTCCTGATGACCTATTACCGGCTAAAGAAACTTTACTAGTTGATATGATTCTGGGGGGCAAGCATGAACGATCAGGCTGA
- a CDS encoding MinD/ParA family protein yields MNDQAERLRQMISKAKEDTPNRAKTIGIASGKGGTGKSSFTVNFCLELSRLEQKVLLFDLDIGMGNVDILLGESPEHSILDFWKKNLSFNEIIEKSPSGFDYIPGGRAFNEFFELKGTHLDAFILELDELTKVYDFIFFDMGAGMTKESLQFLLAADEVFLIVTPEPTSLMDAYSAAKHILLSSPETRMSIMMNKTKTEKEGANAYGRISSVLSKFLSKEPKLLGILPDDPAVMQAVIKRNPITQSFPKAKYSRSIRQAAASFLAMNEGFIENTSRPSLFMDRLKTLFSSTAGKGG; encoded by the coding sequence ATGAACGATCAGGCTGAGAGACTCAGACAAATGATATCCAAAGCCAAAGAAGATACGCCGAACCGTGCTAAAACAATTGGGATTGCAAGCGGAAAAGGCGGTACAGGCAAATCCAGCTTTACCGTGAATTTTTGCTTGGAGCTGTCTCGATTGGAGCAAAAGGTTTTACTGTTTGATTTAGATATTGGTATGGGAAATGTAGATATTCTTCTAGGTGAAAGTCCCGAGCATTCTATTTTGGATTTTTGGAAGAAAAACCTTTCTTTTAATGAAATTATTGAAAAAAGCCCCTCCGGCTTCGACTATATTCCCGGAGGAAGGGCATTTAATGAATTCTTTGAGCTAAAAGGCACTCATCTGGATGCTTTTATTCTTGAATTGGATGAGCTCACGAAAGTGTATGATTTTATATTCTTTGACATGGGGGCGGGAATGACAAAGGAGAGTCTGCAATTTCTGCTTGCTGCCGATGAAGTATTCTTAATCGTAACTCCTGAGCCAACATCTTTAATGGATGCTTATTCTGCTGCAAAGCACATTTTATTAAGCAGCCCTGAGACAAGAATGTCTATTATGATGAATAAAACGAAGACGGAAAAAGAGGGGGCAAATGCATACGGACGGATTTCGTCAGTCCTTAGTAAATTTCTTTCAAAGGAGCCAAAGCTTCTTGGAATTTTACCGGATGATCCTGCTGTCATGCAAGCGGTAATCAAACGAAATCCTATTACACAGTCCTTTCCTAAGGCCAAGTACTCGAGGTCCATTCGCCAGGCAGCGGCATCATTTTTAGCAATGAATGAGGGTTTCATTGAAAATACAAGCCGGCCAAGCTTATTCATGGATCGCTTAAAAACGCTTTTTAGCAGCACGGCAGGAAAAGGTGGATAA
- a CDS encoding chemotaxis response regulator protein-glutamate methylesterase: MDNMKVLIVDDSAFMRKMISDFLHGFQGIEVIGTAKNGREALNLVEKLSPDVVTMDVEMPVMDGMAALKEIMEKFPRPVIMLSSTTQSGAESTIRALETGAVDFVAKPSGSISLDLHKIRDELREKVLQSKNAKIFVPLDPKKNQNPPLYLEKYSKISTVRDKNPSFDSKFRHYDQIICIGTSTGGPRALQRVLPELPSELNAPVFIVQHMPKGFTASLADRLNKMSKIQVKEAADGEKAENGTAYIAPGGSHLTVIKKGTSLYVKVEETPIRNGHRPSVDVLFESISEIEHHKNIAVIMTGMGSDGTKGLSSLKEKGNTLSIAESEQTSVVFGMPKSAIGAKLIDSIDHVDHIAEKIMHYIQS; this comes from the coding sequence GTGGATAACATGAAGGTATTAATTGTTGACGATTCGGCATTTATGAGAAAAATGATTTCAGATTTTCTGCACGGTTTTCAGGGCATTGAAGTCATTGGAACGGCAAAAAACGGGAGGGAGGCTTTAAATCTGGTCGAGAAGCTTTCACCGGATGTCGTAACAATGGACGTAGAAATGCCTGTTATGGACGGTATGGCTGCATTAAAAGAAATCATGGAGAAATTTCCAAGACCCGTGATTATGCTCTCATCCACGACTCAGTCAGGCGCTGAGTCGACAATCCGGGCATTAGAGACCGGTGCCGTAGATTTTGTTGCCAAGCCATCGGGTTCAATCTCACTGGATTTGCATAAAATCAGAGACGAGCTGAGGGAAAAAGTACTTCAATCCAAGAATGCAAAAATATTTGTGCCGTTAGACCCTAAAAAAAATCAAAATCCCCCCCTTTACCTTGAAAAATATAGTAAAATATCCACTGTAAGGGATAAAAATCCTAGTTTTGACAGCAAATTTCGACATTATGATCAAATCATTTGCATTGGTACATCTACTGGAGGACCAAGAGCGCTCCAAAGGGTTCTGCCGGAGCTCCCTTCTGAATTGAATGCACCGGTCTTTATTGTCCAGCATATGCCTAAAGGATTTACAGCTTCTCTTGCAGACCGGCTGAATAAAATGAGCAAGATTCAAGTGAAAGAAGCAGCTGATGGGGAAAAAGCAGAAAATGGAACGGCGTATATAGCTCCCGGAGGCTCCCATTTGACCGTAATTAAAAAGGGGACAAGCCTTTATGTAAAAGTGGAGGAAACACCGATCCGGAACGGCCACCGCCCATCCGTGGATGTACTTTTTGAGTCAATAAGCGAAATCGAGCATCATAAGAACATCGCCGTCATTATGACGGGGATGGGCAGCGATGGAACAAAGGGTCTTTCTTCATTAAAAGAAAAAGGAAATACACTTTCCATCGCGGAATCGGAACAGACTTCAGTTGTATTCGGAATGCCGAAGAGCGCAATTGGTGCTAAATTGATAGATTCGATTGATCATGTAGACCATATAGCGGAAAAAATTATGCACTATATACAATCGTAA